In Deltaproteobacteria bacterium, the DNA window GGCGACTTTCCCTTTATGCCGGACGACGATCCCCGTCGTCCCGATCATCTTTTCCATTGCCTTAGTCATTTTTTTCTTTTCTCCTGCCACAGAGGACACAGAGATGAATCAAAAAATGAACTACAAAAAGCAAAATAAAAATTCAGCCGAATGTTAATTTTTGATGTTTTATTTTTATTTTAACTTTTTCTCTGTGTTCTCTGTGGCCTCTGGGGCCAAAGATTTTTACTTCGCCCGCGGATGGGCCCGGTCATATACATCCATCAACTTGTCCATGCTGATGTGGGTGTACCGCTGGGTTGTGGATAAGCTCACGTGCCCCAACATTTCTTGAATAGACCTCAGGTCTGCCCCCGCATCCAAAAGATGGGTGGCGAAAGAATGGCGCAGGGCATGGGGACTGATCTTGCGCAACAATCCGCACTTCAAGATGTGTTTTTGCAGGATGCGGGCCACGCTCCTGGTAGTAAGTCGTCCCCCCCGGGGATTAATGAAAAAGGGAGATTGGGACCCCTTCAGGTTCCGGCGAGCGAGTACCCGGTCCCTTTGCGGCAAGTATTCTTGCAAGGCCTTCAAGGCTTTTGCTCCGATGGGGACGATCCTCTCCTTCCCCCCTTTGCCATAGACTTTCAAGATGCCCAAAAAAAAGTCGGCATCCCCGTCACTCAAGCCGACGAGTTCACTAACCCGGATGCCGCAGGAGTAAAGAACTTCCAAGATGGCCCGATCCCTTGCCCCCCAGATGGTAGAAATGTCGGGGGTTTCCACCAGCGCAAAGACTTCATCCACCGGCAGAAAAATAGGCAAAGGCCTATCCTGCTTGGGAGTAGATACCATTTCCGCCGGGTTCTGCGACAAGATTCCCTCTCCCACCAGGTACCTGAAAAAACTTCTCTGCGCAGCGATTTTGCGAGCCAATGAGGATTTCTTACAATCCCGGAAGAGATGGCTCAGATAGGCACGAATCGCCAGATGGTCGATCTTCTCCACGGGGACGTCTCCGGTTTTTTCGTCGGTATAGAGCTCCTTGGATAATAAAAAATTTCTAAATTGCTCAAGGTCGGCAGCATAGCTCCGCAGGGTATGGACCGACGCATTTCTTTCAATATGCAGATGATCTAAAAACCTGTCGATCAGTGCCTTCATTCGCCAGCCGCCATAAATAAGAATTTATACTAACAAATTTCTTCAATATCTCAACTTAAAAAGAAGTCATGGGCTCGAGTGCGCTTCTCCAGCCTCCTTTTGTCCCTCTTGATTTAGCTTGACTTTTTATCATAATATAAATTATTTTGAAGATCCAATAAAAATAAGGAGAGGGTATGAAGAAATACGAGACCAACCGCCTGCGCAATATCGCCATCATCGCCCACGGAAAAGCCGGGAAGACGACCCTGGCTGAAGCTATGCTTTTCGACGGTGGGGTTACAGATCGTCTGGGGCGAGTTGATGATGGAAGCTCTGTTATGGATTTCGAGCCTGAAGAGATCAAGCGCAGCTTGAGCATAAGTTCTTCTTTTAATCATCTGGAATGGAACAAGCATAAAATCAATATCATCGACACGCCGGGGGATGCCAATTTCATCATCGATACCAAAAACAGCTTACAGGCGGTTGATGGAGTCGTCATCGTCGTAGACGCCGTCTCGGGCGTAGAGGTACAGACTGAAAAAGTTTGGGAGTATGCCTCCCAATTCGGGCTTTCTCGTTTATTCTTCATTTCTAAAATGGAACGGGAACGTGCCAGCTTCTCTCAATCCTTGGCCGATATTCAAAAGATCCTTACTCCCAAGGCAATTCCCCTAACCCTTCCCATCGGCTCCGAAGGCTCTTTTGCTGGAGTGGTGGATTTAATGACGATGAAAGCCTTTTATTTTGAAAATAACTCCAGCGGTAAAATCCGGGAGGATGAAATTCCTTCCAACCTGCAAGCCGAGGTGAAAAACGCCAAGGAGAAACTGGTTGAAGTCATTGCCGAATCGGATGATGCCCTGCTGGAAAAATATCTTGAAGGCCAAGAACTATCTCCGGAAGAGTTATCTCAAGGGCTGAGAAAAGGCGTTTTGAACAAAACCATTTTCCCCATCCTCTGCGGCTCAGGCTTGAAAAACACGGGAATTCAACCTCTCCTCGATGCCATCATCCAATGTCTGCCTTCCCCGATCGATCGAGGGCCCGCCAAGGGTATCCATCCAACGACCAAGGAAGAGGAAAGCCGGCAGCCTCTGGAAGAGGAACCTTTTTCGGCCTTCGTTTTCAAAACCATTGCTGATCCCTACGCCGGTAAATTGACCATTTTTCGGGTCTGGTCCGGAAACCTCCAGTCCGATTCTAATCTTTACAACGCCAACAAGGACGCCAAAGAACGGTTTGGCCAGATTCTTCAATTGGAAGGGAAGAACCAAAAATCTATTGAATCCGCAGGCCCCGGGGACATCGTGGCGGTGGCCAAATTGCGTGAGACAACCACCTGGGACACGCTTGGCGATGAAAAGAAGCCCATCCTCTACCAGGGGATCTCCCTGCCGATTCCCCCGGTTTCCTTCGCCGTGGAGCCAAAATCCAAGGGGGACGAAGAAAAAATCACCATCTCTCTTGCTCGTTTGAGCGAAGAAGATCCAACGATCAAATTCCAACGGGATGAACAGACCAAAGAACTCATCCTTCTCGGCATGGGACAGGTCCACGTAGAAGTCACCGTAGAAAAGCTGAAACGCAAATTTGGAGTGGAGGTAAACCTGAAAACCCCGAAGATCCCTTACAAAGAAACAATTAAAACCACCAAAAGCGGGATTATCTACCGCCATAAAAAACAGAGCGGAGGCCGAGGGCAGTTTGCCGAGGTCCATTTTGAACTTTCTCCCCTCCAGCGAGGCGCTGGGGTTGAATTCAAGAATGCCCTCGTGGGCATGAACGTTCCCCGCAACTTCGTCCCAGCCGTAGAGAAAGGGGTTGCCGAAGCCATGCAAAGTGGAGTCCTGGCCGGCTACCCCGTGGTAGACATCAAAGTAAAATTCTACGACGGAAAATCTCACGAGGTCGATTCTTCGGAAATAGCCTTCAAGATCGCTGCTTTGATGGCCTTTAAGAAAGGCGTTATGGAGACCAACCCGGTTCTCCTGGAACCGATCATGAACATGGAAGTGGTCGTTCCCGATGAATATATGGGAGATGTCATCGGCGACCTCAACAGTCGGCGGGGCCGCGTCTTGGCGGTGGAGCCGCGTTCCAAGGGCCAGATCATCAAGGTCCAGGTCCCTCTGGCTGAAGTTTTAAAATACGCCCCTGACATCACTTCCATGACCAGTGGTCGTGGAACTTTTTCCATGGAATTATCCCATTACGAGGAAGTCCCTTCCCATTTGACTGAAAAAATTGTGGCCGCGGCTAAAGCCCAGCAGAATTAATCCTAAGCCTCTTGCCCGGGCTGGCCCCCGGCTTTGTTATCCCATAGGGCAAAGATGTCCGCAGAACCCATTTTAGACAATAAGGACCAAGAACAACCTCTTCCCTCAGAAGAAGAAGGCCTCCTGGACAAGATTGTCGTCAAGGAGGAGGACGCCGCCCAATTTTCTCCGGATTTGATCTACGACTTCCAGGAAAATTTGAATGATGAACAACGCCAGAACCTCTACCAAAGAATCCTCAAGATGAATATCCCGGAAAAAATCCGCCTGGCCATGCTCGGCAACCGGGAAGCAAGAAACATTCTCATTCTCGACCGGAATAAAGTCATTCCCATGGCGGTCATGCGCAGCCCGAGGCTGACTGATAATGATATTTTAATTTACGCCCAGCATAGAAATCTACCGAACGATATTTATAAATACATTGCCAATAACAAAAAATGGATAAAAAACTACCCTGTCAAGCTGGCCCTGGTCAACAACCCCAAGACCCCCCTGCCCATCGCCATTCGCCTCCTGGAACATATCCATGACAACGATCTCAAAGCTGTGCGGCGGAATAAGAACATATCCTCCGTTTTAAACCGGGCCGCCTTCCAAATCCAGGCCAAAAGGGGAGTCACTTCGTGAATCGCCGGGGAATAGTTTCGGCCGTCAATATCAGTAAGGAAAAAGGAACTCGGAAATCCAACGTGGGACAATCCTGCCTGGTTCCCGCCTTTGGATTGAAAGACGATGCCCACGCCGGGGAATGGCACCGCCAGGTCAGCCTGCTGGCTATGGAATCCATAAACAAAATGGTTCGGTTGGGGTTGAAAGTGGGGCCCGGGGATTTCGCCGAAAATATTACCACGCAAGGTTTAGACTTGCTGAAGCTTCCCGTAGGAACGAGATTCAGAATCGGCCAAAGCTCCCTCTTAGAAGTAACCCAGATCGGCAAAATTTGCCACACCCGCTGCGCCATCTATTATCAAGCCGGTGACTGCGTGATGCCCAAAGAGGGAATCTTTGCCAAGGTTCTGGCAGGGGGCGAAATCAAAGTGGGAGATGAGATCCATGTTCTCGGTGGGGATTCTGACCATCAGTGATAAAGGGTCCCGGGGGGAGAGGGAAGACCTGAGCGGCCCGGAAATTCGCCGGATCATCTCCGAACTACCGGCCAGAGTGGACGCCTACGAAGTCATTCCGGATGAAGAAGAGATTATCGTTCAAAAATTGGTGGAATACGTGGACCGGAAAAAAGTGGACTTACTTCTTACGACGGGGGGGACCGGGTTAAGCCCCCGGGATGTAACTCCCGAGGCCACCCGCAAAGTCCTGCATAAAGAAGTCCCCGGAATCGCCGAGGCCATGCGGGCTGAAGGGATGAAAATCACCCCGCTGGCCATGCTCTCCAGGGCTACCTCCGGAATTCGCGGCCGGTCTCTGATCATCAATCTTCCAGGAAGCCCCGGCGCCGTGAGGGAAAACCTTACCGTCCTCCTCCCCGTATTAAAACATGCCCTGGAAAAAGCTCAGGGGGACCCTTCCGATTGTGCAGCCCAGAAGGTTTCTGCCTCTTCCGAGAAGTCTCGGACGCCCATCAACTCGGTGGATTAAGGGGAGGCGGGGTTTCCTTCCCGGAAGTTTCCTCGGGAATTTTGGGCCCTTCTTCTTTCTTAATGGCTTCGATCTCCAATTCGATTTCTCGTACTCTTGCCTTATAGCTGTCAACCTGATCGATTAAAATCTTTACGTCTTCACGGCCAAAGACCTCTTGTTCACCTCGCGTGTGCATGTCGTATA includes these proteins:
- the xerC gene encoding tyrosine recombinase XerC, with the translated sequence MKALIDRFLDHLHIERNASVHTLRSYAADLEQFRNFLLSKELYTDEKTGDVPVEKIDHLAIRAYLSHLFRDCKKSSLARKIAAQRSFFRYLVGEGILSQNPAEMVSTPKQDRPLPIFLPVDEVFALVETPDISTIWGARDRAILEVLYSCGIRVSELVGLSDGDADFFLGILKVYGKGGKERIVPIGAKALKALQEYLPQRDRVLARRNLKGSQSPFFINPRGGRLTTRSVARILQKHILKCGLLRKISPHALRHSFATHLLDAGADLRSIQEMLGHVSLSTTQRYTHISMDKLMDVYDRAHPRAK
- the fusA gene encoding elongation factor G; its protein translation is MKKYETNRLRNIAIIAHGKAGKTTLAEAMLFDGGVTDRLGRVDDGSSVMDFEPEEIKRSLSISSSFNHLEWNKHKINIIDTPGDANFIIDTKNSLQAVDGVVIVVDAVSGVEVQTEKVWEYASQFGLSRLFFISKMERERASFSQSLADIQKILTPKAIPLTLPIGSEGSFAGVVDLMTMKAFYFENNSSGKIREDEIPSNLQAEVKNAKEKLVEVIAESDDALLEKYLEGQELSPEELSQGLRKGVLNKTIFPILCGSGLKNTGIQPLLDAIIQCLPSPIDRGPAKGIHPTTKEEESRQPLEEEPFSAFVFKTIADPYAGKLTIFRVWSGNLQSDSNLYNANKDAKERFGQILQLEGKNQKSIESAGPGDIVAVAKLRETTTWDTLGDEKKPILYQGISLPIPPVSFAVEPKSKGDEEKITISLARLSEEDPTIKFQRDEQTKELILLGMGQVHVEVTVEKLKRKFGVEVNLKTPKIPYKETIKTTKSGIIYRHKKQSGGRGQFAEVHFELSPLQRGAGVEFKNALVGMNVPRNFVPAVEKGVAEAMQSGVLAGYPVVDIKVKFYDGKSHEVDSSEIAFKIAALMAFKKGVMETNPVLLEPIMNMEVVVPDEYMGDVIGDLNSRRGRVLAVEPRSKGQIIKVQVPLAEVLKYAPDITSMTSGRGTFSMELSHYEEVPSHLTEKIVAAAKAQQN
- a CDS encoding MOSC domain-containing protein; the encoded protein is MNRRGIVSAVNISKEKGTRKSNVGQSCLVPAFGLKDDAHAGEWHRQVSLLAMESINKMVRLGLKVGPGDFAENITTQGLDLLKLPVGTRFRIGQSSLLEVTQIGKICHTRCAIYYQAGDCVMPKEGIFAKVLAGGEIKVGDEIHVLGGDSDHQ
- a CDS encoding MogA/MoaB family molybdenum cofactor biosynthesis protein, which encodes MFSVGILTISDKGSRGEREDLSGPEIRRIISELPARVDAYEVIPDEEEIIVQKLVEYVDRKKVDLLLTTGGTGLSPRDVTPEATRKVLHKEVPGIAEAMRAEGMKITPLAMLSRATSGIRGRSLIINLPGSPGAVRENLTVLLPVLKHALEKAQGDPSDCAAQKVSASSEKSRTPINSVD